A single genomic interval of Cherax quadricarinatus isolate ZL_2023a chromosome 76, ASM3850222v1, whole genome shotgun sequence harbors:
- the LOC128703692 gene encoding carbonic anhydrase 2 codes for MVPSSMTIRNTGHTAEVTLQQTLMPTLMGGDLLAPYTFAQFHFHWGSPSTLGSEHTIDGKRYAAELHVVHYKTAYGNVSAASSYSDGLTVLAMLIQIGEDDNLRLQSVIDGLATIHEAGTTNHIVPFPLRELLPENVENFYSYLGSLTIPPCSEAVIWTIFKEPITMSMNQMSQFFKLLTEENTPLVDTFRPLQPLGNRTVYDGSMTPLWGYEGLIGPQYWPKYFPLCGGSAQSPVNIVTKTVQPVSQLPFVFTNFDATPLTATLENNGHAADVSITMAPGVAIPSLSGGGLTDQYTFAQLHFHWGRNQDEGSEHTINGGRYPGELHIVTYKTQYSTLTQALNYNDGVVVLGIFLKAAPEDNNVLSPIIAGLPRVLNADTTTTIPSFPLQNLLPGNIINYYRYQGSLTTPTCNQVVSWTVFAQPIPISLAQLAAFRTLHDETGQLIEFNFRPVQPLNGRTVFMTKG; via the exons ATGGTTCCTTCCTCCATGACTATCAGAAACACTGGTCACACAG CCGAGGTCACGCTGCAGCAGACTCTAATGCCCACGCTGATGGGTGGGGACCTATTGGCCCCGTACACCTTCGCCCAGTTCCACTTTCATTGGGGCAGTCCGAGCACCTTGGGCAGTGAACACACCATAGATGGTAAAAG ATATGCGGCCGAGCTTCACGTTGTTCACTACAAGACTGCTTACGGTAACGTCAGTGCAGCTTCCAGCTACTCCGACGGTCTCACTGTTCTTGCCATGCTTATACAAATTGGAGAAGATGACAACCTCAGACTGCAGAGTGTCATTGATGGTCTCGCTACCATCCACGAGGCAG GAACGACGAACCACATCGTGCCCTTCCCTCTGAGAGAACTGTTACCTGAGAACGTTGAGAACTTCTACAGTTACCTGGGGTCCCTGACCATCCCGCCGTGCAGTGAGGCCGTGATCTGGACGATCTTCAAGGAACCCATCACCATGTCCATGAATCAG ATGTCCCAGTTCTTTAAACTTCTCACTGAGGAGAACACTCCTCTCGTGGACACCTTCAGGCCACTTCAACCCCTGGGAAACCGCacg gtgtATGACGGTAGCATGACGCCTCTCTGGGGTTACGAAGGTTTGATTG GGCCCCAGTACTGGCCTAAGTATTTCCCCCTGTGTGGTGGCTCGGCACAGTCCCCTGTGAACATTGTCACTAAGACAGTACAGCCGGTCTCCCAGCTACCGTTCGTCTTTACGAACTTCGACGCCACACCTCTCACTGCCACCCTTGAGAACAACGGTCATGCAG CTGACGTAAGTATAACTATGGCACCCGGAGTGGCAATTCCCTCGCTTTCTGGAGGAGGACTCACCGACCAGTACACCTTCGCCCAGTTGCACTTCCACTGGGGCAGGAACCAGGACGAGGGATCCGAACACACTATCAATGGTGGCAG GTACCCAGGTGAACTTCACATAGTCACCTACAAGACCCAGTACTCCACCCTGACGCAGGCGCTGAATTATAACGATGgcgtggtggtgttggggatctTCCTGAAGGCAGCTCCTGAAGATAACAATGTGCTCTCTCCCATCATCGCAGGTCTCCCTCGTGTTCTCAACGCAG ACACCACCACGACGATTCCCAGCTTCCCCCTGCAGAACCTCTTGCCTGGGAACATAATAAACTACTATCGCTACCAAGGCTCCCTCACCACCCCTACCTGCAACCAGGTGGTCTCATGGACAGTCTTCGCCCAACCTATACCAATTTCACTCGCTCAG CTAGCAGCGTTCAGGACCCTACACGACGAGACTGGTCAACTGATAGAGTTCAACTTCCGTCCAGTACAACCTCTTAATGGACGTACG GTGTTCATGACAAAAGGTTGA